A segment of the Candidatus Nitrososphaera gargensis Ga9.2 genome:
GGCAGAAGGAGACGCATCCAAATGTCTGAGAACATGGCTGACGGCGATCTGGATCTTGGCATATGGGGAATGCTTGGCAAGAGGTGGACATGGCCGATCCTGAAAAGCATTGGCTCAAAAGAAGCAGCGCGCTTTTGCGAGATCAAAAGAGCCCTTGCAGGAATAAGTAGCACGGTGCTGTCCGAAAGGCTTCTGGAGCTAGAGCATGAAGGGCTGATAGCAAAGACTCGTGATTCATCAAAAGTAGAATATAGGCTGACTGCCAGCGCCAGAGAGCTTGAATTCATGCTGACAAAGCTTGACAGGTGGTGGTCTGCACATCGCAAGGAGTGCCAGCCCGTGATTGCGTATCAGTAGAATAATATAATGCGTGCCAGCGACAGACACTCATGCCCGCAAAGAAATGGCTTGATAACCAGGTATCGCTAGCTCCGGTAAAGGACCAGACTGTTGCAGTTATCGGTTACGGAATTCAGGGGCGCGCTCAGGCGTCCAACATGAAGGACTCTGGCCTCAATGTCATAGTCGGCCTCAGGAAGGGAGGCAAGACGTGGAAGCAGGCCGAGGCAGAAGGCCACAAGGTGATGGAGGTTGCAGAGGCGGCCAAGGCTGCAAACATTATCCACATTTTGATCCCGGACATGGAGCAGGCCGACACGTACAAGAAAGAGATTGCAAAACACGTGACAGAAGGCAAGGCGCTTTCATTTTCGCACGGCGCGGCGATCCACTGGAAGTGGATAGTCCCGCCCAAGAATGTCGACGTCATCATGGTCGCGCCAAAGGGCCCCGGGCAGCGTGTACGCGAATTGTACCAGGAAGGCTTTGGGACGCCTTCGCTTGTCGCAGTCTACCAAGACCACACGGGCAAGGCGTGGGATCGCGTCCTTGCGATGGCAAAGGCGATCGGCAGCACCCGCCCAGGCGTACTGCAGACGACGTTCAAGGAAGAGGTAGAAACTGACTGGTTCGGCGAGCAGGTCGACCTCTGCGGCGGAGCGCACGCGATGGTAATGAACGCGTTTGAGACACTCGTAGAAGCAGGCTACCAGCCGGAAGTGGCGTATTTCGAGTGCCTGCACGAATTGAAGCTGATAGTCGACCTGATACAAAAGTACGGCATCACCGGCATGTACAACCGCGTGAGCGAAACGGCGAGGTACGGCGGGCTCACCCGCGGGCCGCGCGTAATCGACAAGGAGGCCAAGAAAAAGATGAAAGAAGCGCTCAAGGAGATCCAGTCAGGCGATTTTGCAGAGGAATGGGTCAGCAAGTACAAGAAGGAAGGCAAGAACTCGTTTGCGCGCTACATGAAGGAGATAGAGAACCACCCTGTGGAAAAGGTAGGCAGGGAGATGCGCAAGATGATGTGGCCGGACGCCCCCGAAGTCTGACATATCTTATAGAATATTCCATCAGGGCAATTTATCTATGAGTGCCTTGTCATTTGCTTGGTGTCTAGCCATCGCATAGGCATTGCGCCAGCAAAGCAGCTCGCTATTTTAGCGTCCATCGGTGCCGGCGCAGTAATCCTGTCGATCCTGTCGTACAGCTACTTTCGATTTACTTCTAGCGAAATTACGAAACTTGTCACCGCCAACCTGCAGGAGGACACCGAGTGGAAAGCTATCATCTGGCAAACCTGGTAGAAAGCAATGTGGATCTGATCGATAGCAACTTGGAAATACTGGCCGAAGCTCCCTCAATTCTCAATAACGACTTGGAGGCAGCCAAGATCGTGATAAACAACAGGCAGGCTGCCACTTCAGAAATTACCGACCGCTATGTCTGGCTTGACAGGGAAGGCAAGACGGTGTGGTCAAGTGGATTTGTAAGCGAAGAGGAATACGATCAGTACAGGGGGACGGATGTCAGTTTCAGGCCGTATTTTACGTTCCCCCGCGATACCGGTCTTCCCTACTATAGCGCGACGATAGAGTCGCCTGACGGCGTCCCGCGGCTGTTCCTGGCGCATCCTGTTCTTCGCAGCGAGGCCTTTGAGGGCGTGGTGTTTTCTGCAATAACGTTGCAAAACCTTGGCAAGATACTCGAATCGTCGACCTCGCCCGAGCTGGATTCCATACTGATCTTGGCTGACACCAACGGGCTGATCGCCTACTCTAGCAACAGCGCGTCTACTGGCAGCATAATAGACATTGGTGCAATATCGCCGTCTTCATCATCATTTGATGACGGCAACAGGCAGCTTTTCGACAGGATGCTGCAAGAGTCCCATGAAGACAGGCGGGGCTCTTATGACTTTGTCGATTTTGAAGGAATGTCGACCACCGTGGCATACGCGCCGGTAGAGGCCAGAGGGGAGCGCTTCCTTACATTGTATGTAGTCGTTCCCCATCAGGTATTGGCCCAGATAAGCCCACTTCTCCAGCAGCACAACTATTTCGTTTCTGCAATAATTCTGGCCATCGGCAGCGCGGCCGTGGGCATTGCAATCGTAATCCTGTCATTGAATGATCTCTGTAGGTCTCAGACTGAAGAGCTGACACATGCCAACGAGTCCCTTGTGAAGGCAAATGAAAAGCTCGGCACACATGACAAGATGCAGAGGGAATTTATCAACATCGCAGCGCACGAGCTTAGGACTCCGATACAGCCCCGCTGGCCGTCATTGAATTGCTGGGCGACTAGTTTGCAGACGGCAAGGACAGGGTCGAGGTAACAAAGGCGGAGATAGAAATTTTGGTGCGCAATGCAAAGAGGCTCGAGTTGCTCTCCTCAAATATACTTGAGGTATCCAGAATTGAAAGCAACGCGCTAAAGCTGCAAAGAGAAACCCTAGATATCAACGAAAAGGTAAGGGTCGTGCTTGAAGATTCGAGGAGCTTTATTCCAGACGACAAGAAGGTGCTGATCGTTTTCGAGCCTTATCGCGAGCCTCTTTTCGTGCAGGCAGACAGGGCAAGGATGTTTGAAGTACTGTCCAACCTCGTCAGAAACGCGATCAAGTTCATTGAAAAAGAGGGGACAATTACAGTCAGGGTGGAAAAAGAACGACACCGGTTATGCCCATGTCGGCATCAAAGATACGGGGACTGGCATCGCGCCTGACATGATGCCAAGGCTCTTCACCAAATTTTCCACAAAATCAGAGCAGGGCACAAGCCTTAGGCTCTTCATCTCAAAGAGCATAGGGGAGGCTCAGGATGGTGAAATCTGGGCCAAGAACAATCCTGACGGCGAGGACGCGACTTTTTCGTTCACCCTTCCTGTTGCAGAGAGTCAGGAACAAACGCCAACAAGAGGCCAAGGATCGTCAAACTTTATATCAAAAGTTAACGCCAAATAGGCAGAAGAGAATGAAGATCATAAACGCGATGCCCGGCATAGGCGCTATGACCAAGGACGAAGTTGACAGGTTCCTTGAAAGCAAGCTGAACATACAGCTGGCAACTATTGATGAAATGGGCGATCCCAACATCCAGCCCCTCTGGTTCTATTACGACAAGGGCGACAACAAGCTCTATGTAATGACCCGCAAGACGACAAAGAAAGTTCAGAATGTTCGTAACAACCCGAATGTCTACTTTTCAATTGACGACGAGAACTTTCCCTACAAGGGAGTCAAGGGCAAGGGGACTGCAACAATATCTGGGGACACTAGCAAGGTCATGCCAATCGTGGAAAAGATACACCTAAAGTACCTTGGCACGCTTGATCACCCTATCGCCAAGGGGAACATAGAAGCCGCAAGAAGTAGGCACGAAGTCCTAATCGAGATCGATCCAAGGTTCTTCTCTACGTGGGATTTTGGCAAGATGTAGTAAAGAATCTCTACTTGCGCCTTTTCTGCTGTAAGTTTTCTGTGATGTGCTTGATTATCACTGGAAGCGGGGTGCCGGGGCCAAAATTGCCAGTAACGCCATGCTTTTCAAGCTCCTTCCTGTCGCTTTCCGGGATGATGCCGCCGCCCATGATGAGGATGTCGTCCGCCCCCTTTTCCTTCAAAAGGCGTGCTACCTTTGGGAACAGTGTCAAATGCGCCCCGTTAAGCAGGCTCATTGCCACCACGTCGACGTCCTCGTCTATGGCCATGTTTGCGACCTGCTCTGGCGTGCAGAACAGCCCTGAATAAATGACCTCCATGCCGGCGTCGCGGAACGCTCTGCATATGACCAGAGCCCCTCTGTCATGGCCGTCGAGCCCGAGCTTGCTTACCAGTACGCGTATTGGCCTTGTCTGTTGCTGTTGCGCCGACATATTATATACCGGAAGGATTGGCTTTTCCGCTTAAAATATTTATTCAATTCAGACATGACTGGTCAAGCCCGGAATGAAGTCATAAATACAAAAGCTGCCATAACATTGCATGGCCTCGCCAGCCGAAGAAGTTGAGGAGATCAGGGAAAAGACCGTGAGAGAGCAGATCGGCCTCTACAGGCAGCTGAGGGAGCAGCTAGTCCAGGAAATCGAGAGGTACCGCAGGGAGGGCAATGACAGGCTCGCCAGCATCATTTCTGAATCGCTCAAAGAAGAAGACTAGTAGTACACGTTAATATTGTCCGCCTTACAAACAAGGCAAGTAGTGATGCTTCCCATAGTAAAGGGCCTGCTGGCAGGCGAGCGGCGCGCTCTTGCAAGAGCCATTTCAATTGTTGATAACGACGAGCCCGAGTCCCGAGAAATAATAAGACAGATCTTTAGCAAGATAGGGGGTGCAAGGACCGTGGGGTTCACCGGGCCGGGCGGCGCAGGCAAGAGCTCGCTTGTGGGCAGGCTGATACCAGAATGCCAGGCCCTTGGCTACAGGGTGGCGGTGCTTGCCGTAGACCCTACAAGCCCCTTGACGGGCGGCGCGATTCTGGGCGACAGGGTCAGGATGCAGGGCAATCTTGACGACGAAAAGGTGTTCATGAGGAGCATGGCGTCGAGAGGCGCGGTGGGAGGCGTATCAAAGTCGCTGCGAAACGCGATCAGGATTCTGGACGCTGCCGGCTACAACTTAGTGTTGGTTGAAAGCGTCGGCGCTGGTCAGCTGGAAATCGAGATATCCAAGGTGGTCGATATTACGGCGGTGCTGTTCACTCCGCACACTGGCGACAACGTGCAGGCGGTCAAGGCCGGCCTGACTGAGATCGGCGATATGTACATCATCAACAAGTCAGACCTTGAAGGCGCCGGCGCGCTATACAACACCATAGTCGACCTGATAGGCGACACGGATCGAAAGCCTGTGGTGCTCAAGGCGTCTGCCAAGACCGGCAAGGGCGTCCGCGAACTAGCCAAGAGTATTGATAAATTACTAAAGGAAAAAAGCATTAATTATAAAGAACGCGAAAGAAGGATGCTGGAGAACGAGTTGAGGGACATGGTTTTAAATACGGTCGAGAAAAAGGCTTCCCAGATGCTTGCAGGCAGCAAGAAATATTCCGAGTTTGTCGACAAGTTGACCAGAAAAGAGATCGACCCGTACGCGGCCGCAGAAGAGCTGGCCGCCGGCCTCTTTAGGTGATGGTAGATATGGTGGCAAAACCGGCAAAGCCAACCGAGAACTTCAAGACCGATTCTAACATCCCGGTCAAGCGAGTC
Coding sequences within it:
- a CDS encoding winged helix-turn-helix transcriptional regulator, giving the protein MSENMADGDLDLGIWGMLGKRWTWPILKSIGSKEAARFCEIKRALAGISSTVLSERLLELEHEGLIAKTRDSSKVEYRLTASARELEFMLTKLDRWWSAHRKECQPVIAYQ
- the ilvC gene encoding ketol-acid reductoisomerase, with the translated sequence MPAKKWLDNQVSLAPVKDQTVAVIGYGIQGRAQASNMKDSGLNVIVGLRKGGKTWKQAEAEGHKVMEVAEAAKAANIIHILIPDMEQADTYKKEIAKHVTEGKALSFSHGAAIHWKWIVPPKNVDVIMVAPKGPGQRVRELYQEGFGTPSLVAVYQDHTGKAWDRVLAMAKAIGSTRPGVLQTTFKEEVETDWFGEQVDLCGGAHAMVMNAFETLVEAGYQPEVAYFECLHELKLIVDLIQKYGITGMYNRVSETARYGGLTRGPRVIDKEAKKKMKEALKEIQSGDFAEEWVSKYKKEGKNSFARYMKEIENHPVEKVGREMRKMMWPDAPEV
- a CDS encoding cache domain-containing protein, which produces MESYHLANLVESNVDLIDSNLEILAEAPSILNNDLEAAKIVINNRQAATSEITDRYVWLDREGKTVWSSGFVSEEEYDQYRGTDVSFRPYFTFPRDTGLPYYSATIESPDGVPRLFLAHPVLRSEAFEGVVFSAITLQNLGKILESSTSPELDSILILADTNGLIAYSSNSASTGSIIDIGAISPSSSSFDDGNRQLFDRMLQESHEDRRGSYDFVDFEGMSTTVAYAPVEARGERFLTLYVVVPHQVLAQISPLLQQHNYFVSAIILAIGSAAVGIAIVILSLNDLCRSQTEELTHANESLVKANEKLGTHDKMQREFINIAAHELRTPIQPRWPSLNCWATSLQTARTGSR
- a CDS encoding sensor histidine kinase; protein product: MVRNAKRLELLSSNILEVSRIESNALKLQRETLDINEKVRVVLEDSRSFIPDDKKVLIVFEPYREPLFVQADRARMFEVLSNLVRNAIKFIEKEGTITVRVEKERHRLCPCRHQRYGDWHRA
- a CDS encoding ATP-binding protein, which produces MMPRLFTKFSTKSEQGTSLRLFISKSIGEAQDGEIWAKNNPDGEDATFSFTLPVAESQEQTPTRGQGSSNFISKVNAK
- a CDS encoding pyridoxamine 5'-phosphate oxidase family protein → MKIINAMPGIGAMTKDEVDRFLESKLNIQLATIDEMGDPNIQPLWFYYDKGDNKLYVMTRKTTKKVQNVRNNPNVYFSIDDENFPYKGVKGKGTATISGDTSKVMPIVEKIHLKYLGTLDHPIAKGNIEAARSRHEVLIEIDPRFFSTWDFGKM
- a CDS encoding cobalamin B12-binding domain-containing protein, coding for MSAQQQQTRPIRVLVSKLGLDGHDRGALVICRAFRDAGMEVIYSGLFCTPEQVANMAIDEDVDVVAMSLLNGAHLTLFPKVARLLKEKGADDILIMGGGIIPESDRKELEKHGVTGNFGPGTPLPVIIKHITENLQQKRRK
- the meaB gene encoding methylmalonyl Co-A mutase-associated GTPase MeaB; the encoded protein is MLPIVKGLLAGERRALARAISIVDNDEPESREIIRQIFSKIGGARTVGFTGPGGAGKSSLVGRLIPECQALGYRVAVLAVDPTSPLTGGAILGDRVRMQGNLDDEKVFMRSMASRGAVGGVSKSLRNAIRILDAAGYNLVLVESVGAGQLEIEISKVVDITAVLFTPHTGDNVQAVKAGLTEIGDMYIINKSDLEGAGALYNTIVDLIGDTDRKPVVLKASAKTGKGVRELAKSIDKLLKEKSINYKERERRMLENELRDMVLNTVEKKASQMLAGSKKYSEFVDKLTRKEIDPYAAAEELAAGLFR